From the genome of Primulina eburnea isolate SZY01 chromosome 12, ASM2296580v1, whole genome shotgun sequence, one region includes:
- the LOC140808045 gene encoding protein DETOXIFICATION 29-like yields MEETTHTKQPLLSAKEEEYEVLPVLSSYPLSSHSFGSSFVADSDDIAPIAGIHHFFDEFRTESRKLWYLAAPAIFTCICQYSLGAITQTFAGHVGTLELASFSIENSVIAGLSFGVMLGMGSALETLCGQAYGAGRIDMLGVYMQRSWVILLATATMLMFLYIFATPFLLLIGQTESISLYAGKYALWMIPQLYAYALNFPIAKFLQSQSKMMAMAWISLVTLVLHILFSWLLMLKLGYGMGGGAIVLNASWWFIVVAQMVYIFYGSCGRAWSGFSWLAFHNLRGFVRLSLESAVMLCLETWYFMALVLFAGYLKNAEVAVDALSICTNILGWTVMVAIGFNAAISVRVSNELGAAHPRTAKFAVVVVVISSFLIGLLISAFILIFQKQYPSLFSNSEAVKQVVYHLTPLLAFSIVINNFQPALSGVAIGAGWQALVAYVNIGCYYLFGIPLGLIFGYAINMGVQGIWYGMITGTTVQTIILFFIVYRTNWNKEASAAAQRIKTWGGESDPKGNHV; encoded by the exons ATGGAGGAAACAACCCATACAAAGCAGCCGCTCCTCTCTGCAAAAGAAGAAGAGTACGAAGTACTTCCAGTGCTTTCGTCCTACCCGTTGTCCAGCCATTCTTTCGGTTCTTCCTTCGTAGCAGACAGCGATGATATAGCTCCGATCGCCGGAATCCACCACTTCTTCGATGAGTTCCGTACGGAGTCGAGGAAGCTGTGGTATTTGGCTGCTCCCGCTATCTTCACTTGCATTTGCCAGTACTCGCTCGGTGCCATCACGCAAACGTTTGCCGGCCATGTGGGCACACTCGAACTCGCCTCGTTCAGCATCGAGAACTCGGTTATTGCCGGTTTGTCTTTCGGCGTCATG CTGGGAATGGGAAGCGCGCTGGAAACGCTTTGTGGGCAGGCGTACGGCGCCGGAAGAATCGACATGCTCGGCGTCTACATGCAGAGATCGTGGGTCATCCTCCTCGCCACAGCGACTATGCTGATGTTTTTGTACATTTTCGCGACTCCGTTCCTGCTACTAATTGGCCAAACGGAGAGCATCTCACTCTACGCCGGGAAGTACGCTCTCTGGATGATTCCTCAGCTCTACGCGTACGCGTTGAATTTTCCGATCGCCAAGTTCTTGCAGTCTCAGAGCAAGATGATGGCGATGGCGTGGATTTCCCTGGTGACCTTAGTCTTGCACATACTATTCAGTTGGCTGCTGATGCTGAAGCTGGGGTACGGGATGGGCGGCGGAGCCATCGTCCTGAACGCGTCGTGGTGGTTCATAGTGGTGGCGCAGATGGTTTATATATTCTACGGGAGTTGCGGCAGAGCTTGGTCTGGCTTTTCATGGCTGGCGTTTCATAATCTACGGGGTTTCGTCAGACTCTCTCTCGAATCTGCCGTCATGTTGTG CTTAGAGACGTGGTACTTCATGGCTTTGGTCCTCTTTGCTGGATACTTGAAGAACGCAGAAGTAGCTGTCGATGCTCTGTCAATATG CACAAACATATTGGGGTGGACTGTCATGGTAGCCATTGGCTTCAATGCAGCAATAAG CGTAAGGGTGTCCAATGAATTGGGCGCGGCGCATCCAAGAACGGCGAAATTCGCAGTGGTTGTGGTGGTGATATCGTCGTTCTTGATCGGCCTCCTCATCTCGGCGTTCATCCTCATCTTCCAAAAACAGTATCCTTCCTTATTTTCAAACAGTGAAGCTGTCAAACAAGTTGTGTACCACCTCACACCATTGCTTGCATTCAGCATTGTCATCAACAATTTTCAGCCTGCCCTCTCAG GTGTGGCTATTGGGGCTGGATGGCAAGCATTGGTTGCCTATGTTAACATTGGATGCTACTATCTCTTTGGTATTCCTTTGGGTCTAATATTTGGGTATGCAATTAACATGGGCGTGCAA GGTATTTGGTATGGAATGATAACAGGAACAACTGTGCAAACAATAATTCTCTTTTTCATTGTTTATAGAACAAATTGGAATAAAGAG GCATCAGCTGCTGCTCAAAGGATCAAGACTTGGGGAGGGGAATCAGATCCTAAAGGAAACCATGTCTAA
- the LOC140807633 gene encoding protein terminal ear1 homolog: protein MDEAGFGGFTAHHLDPGAQEFFPAIGVRSFPPQVYCPYPPPVYETMGYVPLPFSAAPAYVSVPSYPPPPVSLPPSLATPSRTLLLSLVPPCVTESTVRRELEVFGDVRSVEMERRREGLVTVHFYDVRDAQAALVAIHDQHMQQQCRLGRHYEAVLNNPMGFVAVPPPLPPPAARGLISGQVVWAQFSTPVTSSLPDGNNQGTLVIFNVDPVVSPTYLRHIFEAFGPIKELRETPRNRNQRFVEFYDVRNAAKAMATMNGKEICGQQIVIESSRQGGQIKKFSKCRPQSGLLNSSTDNHTSSRNLLPPSSPSTPPPPPTQRRFSARFAPPRNYQSKVTPGGSKSSRGSSLHGSMATICIGECDPESSSIKSKYKKNISCGGGGKSSKPEKGGCKPWKGSEGGGWKQGKDYDPRFLIKEEAITESNYSDSRTTVMIKNIPNKYSQKLLLNMLDNHCIHCNEQIADGDDQPLSSYDFVYLPIDFINKCNVGYGFVNMTSPEAALRLYKAFHHQSWEVFNSRKICDVTYARLQGLEALREHFKNSKFPQDAEDYMPVVFMPPRDGERLTEPVPIIVHTAGDPTTAPPSTPSTSLSSSKHDESEEPSTGWNGYGSSYEDEDEDEGGSSNRGGEQ from the exons ATGGACGAAGCCGGTTTCGGGGGTTTTACGGCGCACCACCTGGACCCCGGTGCTCAAGAGTTTTTCCCGGCCATCGGGGTACGTTCTTTTCCACCCCAAGTTTACTGCCCTTACCCGCCTCCGGTGTACGAAACCATGGGATACGTGCCGTTACCGTTTTCTGCGGCACCGGCGTATGTTAGCGTGCCTTCCTATCCACCACCGCCGGTTTCTTTGCCTCCTTCCTTAGCCACGCCGTCCAGAACTCTGCTCCTGAGCTTGGTGCCCCCTTGCGTGACTGAATCAACGGTACGGCGTGAACTAGAAGTCTTCGGCGACGTGAGGTCGGTGGAGATGGAGCGACGGCGTGAGGGCTTGGTGACCGTCCATTTCTACGATGTGAGAGATGCGCAGGCGGCTTTGGTGGCGATTCATGATCAGCACATGCAGCAACAATGTAGGCTGGGACGCCACTACGAGGCCGTGCTGAACAATCCTATGGGTTTTGTGGCGGTTCCGCCGCCGTTGCCACCTCCGGCTGCGCGTGGCCTAATTTCAGGACAAGTCGTGTGGGCCCAGTTTTCCACTCCAGTAACTTCGTCTCTTCCCGATGGAAACAATCAAGGCACACTTGTTATATTCAATGTCGATCCCGTCGTTTCGCCTACTTATCTCCGACATATTTTCGAAGCCTTTG GGCCCATCAAGGAACTGAGAGAGACGCCAAGGAATAGGAACCAAAGGTTCGTGGAGTTCTATGATGTTCGAAATGCCGCAAAAGCAATGGCAACTATGAATGGAAAAGAAATTTGTGGCCAACAAATTGTTATCGAATCAAGTCGGCAAGGTGGCCAGAtcaagaaattttccaagtgCCGTCCTCAAAGTGGATTGCTCAATTCTTCAACCGATAACCACACGTCATCAAGAAACTTGCTGCCACCGTCGTCCCCGTCAACTCCCCCTCCGCCGCCCACACAGCGGAGATTCTCCGCCCGGTTTGCACCACCGCGTAATTACCAGTCTAAAGTAACCCCGGGCGGGAGCAAGAGTTCCCGTGGATCATCACTTCATGGATCAATGGCCACCATTTGCATTGGTGAATGTGATCCGGAGAGTTCAAGCATAAAATCTAAGTACAAGAAAAATATATCCTGTGGTGGTGGTGGAAAGAGTTCTAAGCCGGAAAAGGGCGGCTGCAAGCCGTGGAAGGGTAGCGAAGGCGGCGGCTGGAAACAGGGAAAAGATTACGATCCTCGTTTCCTGATAAAGGAGGAAGCAATAACTGAATCGAACTATAGTGATTCTAGAACTACGGTCATGATCAAAAACATCCCCAACAAGTACAG TCAAAAGCTGCTGCTGAACATGCTGGACAATCACTGCATTCACTGTAATGAGCAGATTGCCGACGGCGATGATCAGCCCTTGTCCTCGTACGATTTCGTCTATCTGCCTATCGATTTCAT CAACAAATGCAATGTGGGATATGGGTTCGTGAACATGACTTCACCGGAGGCGGCACTGAGACTGTACAAGGCATTTCATCATCAAAGCTGGGAAGTATTCAATTCCAGGAAAATTTGCGATGTCACCTACGCAAGATTACAG GGGTTGGAAGCATTAAGAGAACACTTCAAGAATTCAAAGTTCCCCCAAGATGCGGAGGATTACATGCCGGTGGTGTTCATGCCGCCTAGGGACGGGGAGAGACTGACAGAACCGGTGCCAATAATTGTACATACCGCCGGAGACCCAACAACAGCTCCTCCCTCTACACCGTCTACTTCCCTCAGCAGTTCAAAGCATGATGAGTCAGAAGAACCATCCACTGGATGGAATGGCTACGGAAGCTCCTACGAGGACGAGGACGAGGACGAGGGCGGCAGCAGCAATCGCGGTGGAGAACAATGA